Sequence from the Luteibacter aegosomaticola genome:
ATCGATCTCGAACAAGCCGCCCAGCGTGTAGGCCCACAAGCGCCCCGTGTGATCGCGCAGCGCGCCGCGGATGAGATAGGGCAGCGTCGTGACCACGCGCGTTTCGTGGGTCTGCGTGTCGTAGCGCGCCACGCGGCCATCGAACAGGAAGTACCATAGCGCGCCCTTCCCGTCCGCGATCACCGCATGCGCCTGCGCGGGTGGCGGCAGCGCCAGCGGGGCGCGATGGGCCGCGTTCTGCTCGGGCTCGATCACTTCCGCGCCGGCTTCGCTCGCCACCCACAACGTATGCGCATCGGCGCGGGCGATCGACCAGACGAGGTTGCCACTCAAGCCCTGCGCGGCGGTCCAGTCCTCGACGGCATCCGCGCTGCTCCAGTAGTAGACGCCGCGCCCGTAGGTGCCCATCCAGACCATGCCATCGCGATCGGAGACCATGGAGGAAATGCCGACACCCGGCAGACCATTCGCCGCATCGAACAACTGCCACTGCCCACCGTCCCAGCGAGCAAGGCCCACATCGGTACGCGTAAGGATGCGCCCTGCCCTGTCTTCGACGATATCGATGCTCGACGCCGCCACCTTCATATGGCCTTCGGGCATGTCGTGCGCGACGAACGCGGTGGCATTGGGCGGCAAGCGCAACACGTGGCCGATGCCACGCGCCCACACGCTGCCATCGCGCGATGCGAGCAAGCCGAGCCACTTGTCCGCCGGCACGCCCTTGTCCTCACCGAAGCGGGTAAGCACGCCGTTACGCAGGCGGCACAACGCCGGGCCGCAGCCGAACCAGGTGGTGCCACTGTGCTGGAGCACGGCGGTGACGTCGCCTGGCGCCTGCGCCTGCAGGTTCGCAAGCGGTTGCGTTTCGACCCACGCGCCACCGCCCTCTTGCGCCAGGCGCAGCAGGCGGTGGCCGCTCACGGCAAGCATGCCGCCCTGTCCATCGGCCGCGAGCGACTGGCCGCGATCGACGAGCAGACGTTTCTCACCCGGCGACACCCAGGCGAACGTACCCTCGTCGTTGCGACGCTGCAGGCCTGCACGCGAGGCCACCCACAGGTGTCCGCCGGCGTCTTCCGCCATCGCGACGACTTCAGACGTCTGGAAGCCCTTCGCAGGGCCAATACCTTCAAAGCCCAGGCCATCGAAGCGGTACAGGCCTTTCTCCGTACCCACCCAGAGGAAGCCGTCGTGGCCCTCCTGGAGACGCACGACGGAGAGGCTGGTAAGACCGTTGCCCTGGTCGTAGACCGTCAGAGGCAGCTGGACCGCGGAGGCGTGGGCCAACGTCGCGATGAGCCCAAGCGCCAGCGTGGCAGCCACGCGAAGCATGGCCTTAGCCACGTTCGATGGCCACGTCGCGGGTGGGCACGTCTCGGGTGGGCGTGTCATCGGCGGTAACGGTGGCGGCTGCACGCCGGTAATCGCCTGGCGTCACCCCAAAGCGTTCACGGAACGCCGTCGCGAAATTGGCCGCGCTGCGGAAGCCGATGGTGCTGGCGATATCCTGCATGCCGAGGCTCGTACCCGCGAGCAACTCGCGGCTCTTGCGCAGGCGCTCTTCGCGGATCCACGCGAACACCGTGGTGCCCAGGCGCTGGCGGAAGATCGCCGAGAGACGCTTATCGTACGTACCGACTGCCGCGGCAATCTCATCAAGGCCCAGCGGCTCGGCCAGGCGCTGGCTGACGAAACGCATGGCGGCGCGCAACACCACCTCGTCACGGCCCATCGGCATATCCGCCGGCACATCACCTGGCACGCCGCGGCGGGTCAGGCGCAGGTGGATGCGTACGCGCGCCAGCAGCTCAGCCGGGCTGCACGATTTAAGGATGTAATCCACGGCGCCCTGGCCCAGGCCCGCCAGGCGCTCTTCTTCGCTGGCCGCGGCAGTCAGGAACAGGATAGGCACGTCGCGCGCGGGCTGGATTTCCTGCAACAGGCGGCAAACGGTAAACCCATCCATGCCCGGCATGCGCACATCGAGGAGGATCAGGTCCGGCGCGAGCGCTTGCGCACGCTGCACACCCTGCTCGGCCGTGGTGGCCAGGCTCACCCGATACGGTTCGGCCCGAAGGGCCAGGATGAGCTCGCGGATGCCCTCGGGGGCATCATCGATCACCAGAATGTGTGGTTCCTGCGCCGACACCATCTTCCCCCCGGTAGGGGCGATCGCCACGTCCGGTGGCGCGCCCGGCGCGAAGTATACGTTTACGCCGGGTAAGATTCCCCTCAAGCAAACGGCTTTGACGCTCTGGCGAAGTCTTGCTCACATAGGGGGCACTACCATTTCTGCACATTCCAAACGACGCAGCAGCGACGAGAAGACCGTGCAAGGCATGGATTCGATTGACAATCTGGGCGACCTCTACCTGCTGGTGCAGGCGATCGAGGCAGGCGGTTTCTCCGCTGCCGCGACCAAGCTGGGGACGACCCGTTCACTGATCAGCCGCCGCATCCTCGCCCTGGAAGAACGTCTCGGCGCACGCCTGCTCCACCGCAATGCTCGCCAGTTTGGGGTGACGGCCACCGGTGAGCGCGTGTACCAGCACGCCGCCGCCATGTGCGAAGCCGCGGTAGCCGCTGAACAGGCAGCACGCCTGCCGGGCGAAGACCAGCGCCTGGTGCGCATTGAAGCGCACGGCCTTCTCTCCCCGATGGTCGCGAGCTTTATGTCGGATTTCACCGCCGTGCACCCGCGCACACGTTTTGCCGTGTCCGTGGGCGGTGGCGATATGAACCAGCTGCTGCGCCAGCAGACCGATGTGATCCTGAGCCTGCGTGACACCTTGCCGGACAGCACCGACGTGGTGGCCCGTTCGCTCGGCGCGCTGCGCCGCGTGACCGTCGCCAGCCCCGATCTCTTGCGCCGTGTGGGTGTGCCCCGCCACCCCGGTGAACTGGACGACGAGGATTGCATCTCGCTCGGCGCGGACGCTTCCGGTTTCTGGCACTTCCGCGGCGTGGCGCCGCGGCGGCGCAACGTGCGCGTGGCCTTCGCCGATGTCGCCGCGCTACTCGCGGCAGTGGAAGGTGGCCTCGGCGTCGCCCAGCTGCCGCATTATCTTGTGGCCGACCAGTTTGCGAGCGGCAAGCTCACGACCCTGCTGGAGGCGTTCGAACCCGAGCCCCTCCCGCTCCACGCTCTGACGGTCACCGGCCGCGTCGCCTCCGACGCCACCGTCAGCTTCGTGCGTTTTATGCAAAGCAAGCTAGCCGCGATCGCCTAAACGCCGTTGTAGGAGCGCGCGAGCGCGCTCCTACATGGGGTTAGAAACGGAGCTCTTCGGGGATTTGCATGCCGTTGCGTTCGGCGTGTTCGAAGCGAAGGGTGCTGTAGCAGGACGCGGCACGGTCGGTGCCTTCGCGGATCATGGCGCAAATGCCGTTAGCCGCGAGCGCCAGATCGGGAAATTCCTCATCCCCATCCTCCTCCATCTCGTGCAAGCGATCAGCGAGTAGCTGCGCCGAGCTGCGTGCGTAGTTCAACCATTCCATCGCGAGGTTAAACTCCTCGTACGAGGTCTGCTTTTCGGTGGGCCGGGGCGGTGCACCGTCCATGCGAAGCATGCGGACGGTGACACCTTTGACGGGGACTTTTTCTGCGTTTTCCATCGTTCTCTCCTTCAGTGACATCGCATCGCCACGCAACGTTGCGTGGCGTCCTACGAGCGGTTGATTCGGTGGAGAAAACGATAGCAACGGAGCAGGCCACCGCTATGTAGGCGGCGCCCACGCCTCTTCGTACGTGATCGCAGACAGGCGTGTAGTCCTGCGTTTGTAGTCCTAGCTTAGCGACCCACCATCTTCATCAGGTGTTCCGGGTAACGATCACCGGTGATGTCGATGGCCGCCGCGGCCTTTTCGATCGTTGCCAGCTCGTCCGTCGTCAGTGCGACGTTGGCCGCGGCGATGTTTTCCTCAAGACGATGCAGCTTCGTCGTACCCGGGATCGGCACGATCCACGGCTTGCGCGAGAGCAACCAGGCGAGTGCGACCTGGGCCGGCGTCGCCTGCTTGTGCTCGGCGATGTTCTTGAGAAGCTCGACCAGCGCTTCGTTGGCCTTCATCGCATCCGCGGTGAAGCGCGGCAGCAGCTTGCGGAAGTCGTTCTCGCCGAGCTGGGTTTCCTTGCTCATGGCGCCGGTCAGGAAGCCCTTGCCCAGCGGGCTGTACGCGACGAGGCCGATACCAAGCTCTTCGCAAGCTTCGAGAATGCCGTTCGTCTCCGGCCCGCGGGTCCACAGCGAATACTCGTTCTGCAGCGCCGTGACCTTCTGCACCTTGTGTGCGCGACGCACGGTCTCCGCACCCGGCTCGGACAGGCCGAAATGGCGAACCTTGCCTTCAGCGATCAGGTCCTTCACCGCGCCGGCGACGTCTTCGATCGGCACGTTCGGATCCACGCGGTGCTGGTACAGCAGATCGATGGTGTCGATGCCCAGGCGCTTGAGCGACGCCTCAGCCACCTTGCGGATGTGCTCGGGACGGCTGTTGAGGCCATTCTGCTTGCCGGTATCCGGATCGATATCGAAACCGAACTTCGTGGCGATGACGACCTGGTCGCGGATCGGCGCAAGCGCCTTGCCGACGACGACCTCGTTGGTGAACGGGCCGTAGACCTCGGCGGTGTCGAAGAAGGTCACGCCGCGGTCGTAGGCCGCGCGGATCAGGTCGATGGCTTCGGCTTCCGGCGTGACGGTGCCGTAGCCGAAGTTGAGGCCCATGCAGCCGAAGCCGATGGCGGAGACTTCAAGGCCGCTGGTGCCGAGTTGGCGCTTTTGCATGGGGGTGTCCTCGAAAGGGGATGGGGGTGGGTTAGCAGGGAAAAGGTAAGCCCCCATGGGCTCGTGAACTAGATAGGCAATTCGGCAAGCGCTTATGAATTTCCAGCATTAATGCAGGGGCCCGGTGCTAGCATCATAGGCACCCCTCCCCTCGCCTCGGCACGCTCCCATGCGCAAGGATATCCAGGACATCATGGCCTTCATTGCCGTCGCTCGGGAGCGCAGCTTCACGCGGGCCGCAGCCAGGCTTGGCACCTCGCAGTCGGCGCTAAGCCATGCGATTCGGGGGCTCGAAGCACGGCTAGGGGTCCGGCTACTGACCCGAACCACGCGTAGTGTCGCTCCCACCGAAGCCGGCGAACGCTTGATGCAAAGCGTGGCGCCCCGGCTTGAGGAAATCGAAGCCGAAGTCGAGGCACTGGGCGAGTTACGCGAAAAGCCGGCTGGCAACCTGCGCATCACCACCGCCGAGCACGCGGCCAATACGATTATCTGGCCCGCGCTGGAACGCTTCCTTCCGCAATACCCGGACATTACCGTGGAAGTGGCCATCAATTACGAGCTCGTCGATATCGTGGCCGAGCGCTTCGATATCGGCATCCGCCTCGGCGAGCAGTTGGCACGCGACATGATCGCCGTGCCGATCGGGCCCTACATGCGCATGGCGGTCGTGGGTTCCCCCACGTACTTTGCGCAACGGAAGAAGCCCAAGACTCCTGAAGACCTTACCCGCCATAACTGCATCAACCTGCGCCTGCCCACGCACGGCGGGCTGATGCCGTGGGACTTCGACAAGGACGGGCGCGAGATCAAGGTGCGTGTAGAGGGCCAGGCCATCGCCAGTAGCGGCACCCAGGTGCTCGACGCGGCCATGCGTGGCCTCGGCCTTGGCTGGGTGCCCGAAGACATGGCCCAACCGCACATCGACAGCGGCGCGGTGATTCGCGTGCTGGAAAAGTGGTGCACCCCCTTCCCCGGCTACCACCTCTACTACCCCAACCGCAGGCATGGCGCGCCCGCGCTAACGGCCCTGGTAGACGCCCTGAGGTATCCCCGGCCGTCGTAACGACCAGCATTGCGGTATGGTCGGCCCACCGGGAGGGTCTGACCATGACGATTACGATCACGTGTTTCGAGAAGTCACCGGATGGAGGCAAGGGCCTGGCCCGCGATACTCGGGTGCGCTGGGCGCTTGAAGAGGTGGGGCAGCCGTATGAGGTTCGCGGCGTGCCGTTTCCGAGCCTGAAGGAACCGGCGCACCTTGCACGGCATCCCTTCGGGCAGATCCCTGTGTTCGAGGAAGATGGCCTCACCCTGTTCGAATCGGGTGCGATCATTTTCCACTTGGCCGAGCGCTACGGCAGCCTGCTTCCCGACGACCCGGATGCGCGCATGCGTGCGCTCATGTGGATGTTCGCCGCGCTCAGCTCCGTCGAGCCGCCCATCCTCGATCTCTCCAACGCCCGCTTCGCCGAAGGCCAGCAGCCGTGGGCCGAACAACGCATGCCCGTGGTGCTCGAGCGCATCCGCCAGCGCCTCGACCAGCTCGCCGCGCACATGGGCGACAGCGAATGGCTCGAAGGCGAATTCACCGTCGGCGATCTCATGATGATCTCGGTGCTACAGCGGCTGAAGCCCTCCGGCATCCTCGCCGGCCATCCCACGCTCGCAGCCTATGTCGAACGCGGCCATGCAAGGCCAGCGTACCAACGCGCCTACGCCGCACAAGCCGCCTACAACAACCCGTAAAAGCCCTTGTAGGAGCGCGCTTGCGCGCGATGGGTGCTTGCGGCAGGGCCCATCGCGAGCAAGCTCGCTCCTACAAGAGCGGGGTGTTCTTAGAACAAAACGGCGGCTTTGCCGATCGCAATCCAGATGCCGATGAGGAACGGAATCCCCACCAGCGCCCAGGCCACGACGCCAACGATACCGAACGAACCACGCGCAGCGTCTTCGGCGCTGGCGGCGACCGCCGCGTTTTCATGCTGCAGCGACTTCTCGTGGGCCAGTTCCGCGTCCGTCATCAGGTCGCTTTCCTTCACCGGCTTCACCAGCAGGTTGCAGATCATGCCGACCAGCAGAAGCACCGCCAGGATGTACAGCGTGCGGTCGTACACCAGGTTCTTGGCCACGCCCGCATCGAGCTGGGCCTGGCGCACCGCGGCGATCAGGAACGGGCCGGCCACGCCGGCGACCGACCACGCCGTAAGCAGGCGGCCGTGGATCGCGCCAACCATCTGCGTGCCGAACAGGTCGGAGAGATAGGCCGGCACGGTGGCGAAACCACCGCCGTACATCGACAGGATCACGCAGACCGCGAGCACGAACAGGCCGGCCATACCCGCATGGCCGAGCGACGGCAGCGCGCAGTACAGGGCGATGCCCAGGGCGAAGAAAACGACGTAGGTGGTCTTGCGCCCAAGGAAGTCGGACATCGACGCCCAGAAGATACGGCCGAGGCTGTTGAACAGGCTGATCAGGCCAACAAGCCCTGCGGCAGAAGCCGCGATGGCTGCCTTCTGTTCCGCACTGAGATCCACGGAAGCATCGAGGCCGAGCAGCTTGCCGCCGAACACATCCTGGAACATCGGGCTGGCCATGGAGAGCACGCCGATACCGGCCGTGACGTTCATGCACAGCACCACCCAGATCAACCAGAACTGCGGGGTCTTCCACGCTCGGTTGAGGTGGACATGGCGGTGGGTGATCAACTTGTTCGTGGCGGCGGCCGGCGGCGTCCAGTCGCGCGGGCGCCAGCCCGAAGGCGGGACGCGGAAGCCGAATGCGCCGAGGGTCATCACCACGAGGTACAGGGCGCCCATGACGATGAGCGTGGTCGACACGCCCGGCACGCCATCGTGCGCAAACTTCTGCATGAGGGCCACGGCGATCGGCGCACCGATCAGGGCGCCACCGCCGTAGCCCATGATGGCGAAGCCCGTGGCCAGGCCGCGACGGTCAGGGAACCATTTAATGAGAGTCGAGACGGGCGTGATGTAGCCCAGCCCCTGTCCGATGCCGCCCAGGACGCCGGCGCCGAGGTAGACCAGCCAGAGCTGGTGGATGGCGACGCCGATGCCGCCGATGATGAGACCGCCACCCCAGCAAAGCGCCGCGATGAAGCCAGCTTTACGCGGGCCGGCGTGTTCCAGCCACGCGCCCCAGATCGCCGCCGAGATACCCAGCATGGCGATGAAGGTTTCGAAGATGTGGTTGACCGCCGGAACGGTCCAGTTACACCCCGTGGCAAACAGCTGGTCGAAGAAGCTCAGCTGGGCGCAGACGGCCGGATTGGCCTCCGCCACCAGCTTGGTCATCGGCAGCCAGAACACGGAGAACCCGTAGGCCATGCCGATACACAGGTGGATCGCCAGGGCCGCCGTAGGCACCAGCCAGCGGTTGAATCGTGGCCCGGCCAGGGTGTTTTCCCGCGCCAGGATCGAACCCTTACCACGCGCCGACGGCTCGCCGTCGCGCTTCACTGCCTCGTCCATCGTTTTTTCCCCAGGGGTGTGGACCACCGGGCGGGATACTCCCATGGATTTCGCAGGGCCGGAAGCCTCCCTTGGTCTAACCCCCGCCGACAACAGCGGGCTAGTTACCCGTGATGAAGCGCCTCAGGTCGGAGGCCAGCACCGGCCGCTGCGTGGCGTCTTCGCCGATCGTATGGCCCGAGGGGTAGATGTGCGCCTCCCAACGATTCGCCGGCACGCCGACCTGACGCAGCGTGAGGATGCCCTCGTAGGCCGGGGTACTCAGGTCGTAGATGCCGCCGGCCGTGAAGAGCTTCAGGCCGGGGTGCGCTTTCATCCCTTCCGCGACGTAGCCCGCGAACGGCCACTCATCCGGGCTGCCGCCGTAATTCCACGAGGTGTTGATCGCCAGGTTGAGCATGCGATAGGCCACCGGGCTGCGATAACCCAGCGAAACGAGGTAACGCGCCATCAGCGTCGACGGGCGCTTGCCCAAGGTCATGCCGGGGTCGCTGTAGGGCGGCTGCAACGCGTCGAGTGAATGGTCGGCAGTCATGCGGGTGTCCAGGCTGCCAACGATCTTGCCGCTATCGGCGAGCAGTGCCTTGCGGAAGGCAGGGGCCTCCGGCACGCGCGTCGCGGCTGCTTTGGCATCGTCGCTAGCCACGCCGATCCACTGCTTCACGTCCGCAGAGGATGGCGCTTGTGCCGACACCGCACGCTGGTAAGCCTCCATGCCGGACGGCAGGTCCGCACTGCCCTTGTGGTGAAACCACGCCGTCGCCGCCATGCTCGGCAACCGGCCCGCGGCTTGCATCGCGGGATCAGGCAGACCGCCCAACGCGAGGGAAAGCAACGCGACGCCTCTGACTGAGGCGGCCTCTTTCGCCGATGCAAAGTGCAGCATCGCTGCCGCACGCGCCGTGCCGTAGCTCTCGCCCACCACGAATACCGTTGCGTTCTGCCGGCCGTGATCCACCAGCCACTGGTGCATCACGCTAAGCGTGGCGCGGGCATCCCCTTCGGCACCCCACGCAGCCTCGGGCTTCGTTCCCGTGAACGGCGCGCTCTCGCCGGTACCCAGCGGGTCGATGAAGACGAGGTCGGCGACATCGAGGAGCGCATCCGGGTTGTCCTCGAACGCATCCTTCGCCGCGTCGTAGCGAACCGGGCCGAAGCCCTCCATATGCAACGACCACGACGATGCCCCCGGGCCGCCGTTAAACAGGAACACCACCGGGCGTGAGGCCTGCACCGGTGTCTCGGTGTAGCCAAACGTCGACACCAGTCCGACCGTTTGCCCTTCCGCCGTCACCGGGTACTCATCGACTGACGCCTCATAAGGCGCGCTGCCGGTCGTGGTCTTCCATGAGCGCGATGCCTTGATGTGCACCGCCGGCCGGCTCGCCTGCTCCACTGTCGGCGCGAAGGCAAACGCGGCCGCCTGGGCAGGTGAAAGATCGCTCGCGGTGGCATCAAGGCACGCAAGCAGACAAGCAGTAGCAAGCACAGCGGAAAGGCGCATCGGCTCAACTCATGGCGGCGGGACACTCGCAGTGTCACCGACCTAACCGTGCAGCGCATGTGCACAAAGCTGGGCACCCCATCCGGCTGACGACGTTGCGGGGCTTAATGCCATTCGGAGGGTGTAAATCTCCACAAAAAGGGGAACACTACCGCGTCAGCTCATCCCGGACGCCCCATGCTCACCGACGAAAGCGAGTTTTACCTGAAGGATTTCGAGGGCCTCGACCTGGCGGGTGAGAGCCTGCTTGGAAAGACCTTCGAATCATGCACGTTCACGCGCTGCCAGTTCGCCAAGGCGGTCCTCGAGCGTTGCAAGTTTCTGGAATGCACGTTTCGCCATTGCGACCTGAGCAACGCCAAGCTCACCGTTAGCAAGTTCCAGGCGGTGAGCTTCGAGGATTGCAAGCTCCTCGGCATCGATTGGACCCGCGCTGACTGGCCGCGCTACGCCGCGCCGGGGAAGCTGGCCTTCCGAAAGTCGAACGTCAGCTACGCCACCTTCTTCGGCCTCGACCTCCAGGAGACCGTGCTGGAGGAATGCAAGGCACATGGCGTCGACTTTCGCGATGCGAACTTCTCGAAATCGAACTTCACCTACACGGACTTTACGGATAGCCAGTTCGGGAAGACGAAGCTGGTTGAGGTCGATTTCAGCGAGGCCACACACTATCTGATCGACGTGCAGGCCAATCAGGTGCGTGGCGCGAAGTTCACGCGGAGTGAAGCGTTTGGGTTGTTGTATGGGTTGGATATTGAGCTGGTTGACTAGTCACGCGCTCGCGATCGACCGATGTCAGTCTTCGTTTGCGTTGGCGTGCCAGGCATCCGTAAAGGCTTGTAACGATGAATCCGGTGACAAGCCCTCAGTGAACCATCCTCCCTGAGAGAATTCGTTCAGCAACTCGTCCAGCGAATCGTCATCAATACCCAAGTCCTTCAACTTCACCATGCCGAATACGATGGGTGGATCCAGCTTCCCGTTCTGAGTAACCATTTCCGCGATTTTCTCGACTTCCTTGCTATACGACATGGCCCATCTCCTCATCTGCCGAACATAGACTAACCGCCCGGAAGTCTCAGCACTGAAGAAACGCCATGCGTAGACGGCATGCGAAGTGCAAACAGCTATTAAACATAGCGAAATCCTTTCGACGCCTCTGAACGTTAGAGGGAATGGCCCCGCCCCACGCTTTCCTGTTGCTGCCGTTCCTGGGCCTGCTGGTGTGCCATCGCGGCCTCTTGCTGGTGTGACTTGAACTGCTCCATCGAAGCCGGCCACTTCGCGCCGCTTTCCGCCATGGGCGTCAATGCTTCGGTGGTCGCCACCTTCGTCTGGATATCGAAAAGGTGGTCACGCCTTCCGGGTGGGGTCTGTACCGCCCAAAGGGCGTTGCCGTCCGTTGACAGGGCGACCTGGTCGATACGCGAGAGGCCATCCTTGCGCGCCTGCACGGCAAGCGCCGAGGCGAGGTTGTCGGTGTATTGGTCGGGTGTGCGGCCCAGCGATTTATCGACCTCGGCTACGTGTGAGCGCGCTTGCTTGAACAGCTCGTGGTCCGGATGGCCAGGATCGTCGAGCCGTGTCGGAGGTGGAGGCGGCAAGGCACGATCGACGGATGCCAATTCGGCATCGGCCCGCTGGCTGGTTTCGCGACCGAGCTGTTCGCTTCTATCCAGCTCATTCCGGACATTGCCTTTAGCCTCGGTCGAGCCGAACAAGCCTGGCCTGGACCAGTTCCCATCCGGGTTATGGACATACGCATGGCCGTCTGAGGCCAGGACTTTGTCCGTCGGGGCCAGCAGCGCGTGTTGTACCGCAGGTGGAACTTTCCCCAACTCGTACCAGGACTCTTGTTCGTAAGCCTCCACGAAGCGCTCGGCGATGCCCAGCTTCGACTGCGCCACGTTTTCCTTGATCGTGGCCTCGGCGCGGGCATCGAGCTCGGCCGCACGTGCCGGCGTCGCTACCTCATCGTGCGAACGGGCGAGGCCGTGTTCCAGATACTGGTCAACCACGTGGCGAGACCATTCCTGGGTCGTTGGATCCCTGGTCCAGGGCGGAGCGCTGGCCGTCGGGGCGTCATGGGCCTCCGAAGGTTGGGTGTAAGGGTCCTTTGGCCTATCGTCCTTCGCGAGCGCCAGCTCTGTCGCCGTTCGGTTCGCCTGGAAGGTGAGTTGGCGCGCCAGTTCCGGGCTGGCCGTAACGACGCTCCCCTGAGGTGTCTCAGGCAAAGGTGGCAAATGCTGCGACCAGCCATGCTTGGCGTCGAGCTCCCACGAGTGGCCCTTCGAGTCCGTCTGGTTATAGATCCTGTAGCGGTCGAACTCGTCCATCAGGCGCTCGCCGGCCGTGGCACCGACGATGGCGCCGATGCCGGCTGCCACGATTGCACCTGGGCCGGACTCGACGCCGGCGGCGGCCGCTGCGGAAGCGAACATACCCGCACCCGCCAGGCCGCCGACGTTTCGACCGCCGAAGTGGAGGACCTGGGAAACCGCTCCGGTCGTGTTGCCGGT
This genomic interval carries:
- a CDS encoding T6SS phospholipase effector Tle1-like catalytic domain-containing protein → MSDIQIGADGAPRDGVGHEFATPDQLARFKDASDTLSLMKAPLLFRNGDSHDRVFFVAFDGTGNNQFKDPDHATNVAKIANDLRDAAREYGGKISAVYIVGPGTQDSWIERAYDSGTGASYEENINQAYRDFVLQANEWRQEDPLARIRVQSIGFSRGASQVAGFANLVHENGVPDLKSRTVGPDGEAVFTRNLIEPGKTAQVVGLFDPVATGAPMKFDRRLPTSVVSGFQITAGNEFRASFPSDQIIPPGLSEDGRFLNIMVPGAHSDVGGGYLRNGLSIRCGNLMRDYCNATLETPLLANEYEPADKRLNVIHHSVRGQLIFHIDPRVAVRGMPSGTNTVLAPPHMTERRALPVGTSLDEDLLLQGPQAGNRNLPPKGLIHFSATPEALAFEMRSPSYGRPAMAYAAAVATAVDFERTRESANATAATGNTTGAVSQVLHFGGRNVGGLAGAGMFASAAAAAGVESGPGAIVAAGIGAIVGATAGERLMDEFDRYRIYNQTDSKGHSWELDAKHGWSQHLPPLPETPQGSVVTASPELARQLTFQANRTATELALAKDDRPKDPYTQPSEAHDAPTASAPPWTRDPTTQEWSRHVVDQYLEHGLARSHDEVATPARAAELDARAEATIKENVAQSKLGIAERFVEAYEQESWYELGKVPPAVQHALLAPTDKVLASDGHAYVHNPDGNWSRPGLFGSTEAKGNVRNELDRSEQLGRETSQRADAELASVDRALPPPPPTRLDDPGHPDHELFKQARSHVAEVDKSLGRTPDQYTDNLASALAVQARKDGLSRIDQVALSTDGNALWAVQTPPGRRDHLFDIQTKVATTEALTPMAESGAKWPASMEQFKSHQQEAAMAHQQAQERQQQESVGRGHSL